A window of the Acetobacteraceae bacterium genome harbors these coding sequences:
- the minC gene encoding septum formation inhibitor MinC — MTAENLPHIRAGHRSFLALVLMPENPLDLWMTALEREIETAPDLFRGRAVILDLSAIKENTPELISLPKRLRDMGLFITGVEGQAAYWPSLKEWNIPMAPSNGGHLMPLENASPSEKKSQTSTKSALIIEETIRSGQLFQHADGDVIIMGNVSWGAEIIAGGSIIVYGALRGRAIAGLEGGADARVIAQQFEAELIAIDGYYSVLENFDSDLIGQPAQAKLVNKRVELLPIPTTKLPALVKTPKK, encoded by the coding sequence ATGACCGCTGAAAATCTGCCACATATCCGTGCTGGGCACCGTTCCTTTTTAGCCTTAGTTCTCATGCCTGAAAATCCTCTTGATCTTTGGATGACCGCACTGGAACGTGAAATTGAAACGGCTCCTGATCTTTTTCGTGGTCGCGCCGTCATTTTGGATTTATCGGCCATCAAAGAAAATACACCTGAACTCATTTCTCTTCCAAAACGTTTGCGTGATATGGGACTCTTCATTACTGGCGTTGAAGGGCAGGCCGCTTATTGGCCAAGCCTAAAAGAGTGGAACATCCCAATGGCTCCCTCCAATGGCGGCCACCTCATGCCTCTTGAAAACGCCTCCCCTTCCGAAAAAAAATCTCAAACTTCTACAAAATCAGCGCTCATCATTGAGGAGACAATTCGCTCTGGCCAGCTTTTCCAACACGCAGATGGCGATGTGATTATTATGGGAAATGTTTCTTGGGGTGCGGAAATTATCGCTGGAGGCTCTATTATTGTTTACGGCGCCTTACGCGGACGTGCGATTGCGGGCCTTGAAGGTGGTGCAGATGCCCGTGTTATCGCACAGCAGTTTGAAGCGGAACTCATCGCCATTGACGGCTATTACTCTGTTTTGGAAAATTTTGATTCAGACCTTATCGGACAACCTGCCCAGGCAAAGCTTGTCAATAAGCGTGTTGAGCTTCTACCCATCCCAACAACAAAACTTCCAGCGCTTGTAAAGACTCCTAAAAAATAA
- the minD gene encoding septum site-determining protein MinD, with product MVEVIVVTSGKGGVGKTTSTAALGAALARTGKNVVVVDFDVGLRNLDLVMGVERRVVFDLINVIQGDAKLAQALIRYPKCETLSILPASQTKDKENLTLEGIEKVIEELSKSFDYILCDSPAGIEDGAKHAMYFADKAVIVTNPEVSSIRDSDRIIGLLDSRTKKSSEGGRVEKFLLITRFDPVRADREEMLKVEEVEEFLSIPLIGVIPESKFILEASNKGEPVTIYAPNSPPGKAYEDAARRLQGEELELVVPSGKRGFLGFLFGR from the coding sequence ATGGTTGAAGTCATTGTTGTTACCTCTGGTAAAGGCGGCGTTGGAAAGACAACCTCAACAGCGGCTTTGGGCGCTGCGCTAGCAAGAACTGGGAAGAACGTGGTCGTGGTTGACTTCGATGTCGGCCTCCGAAATCTAGATCTGGTCATGGGTGTCGAGCGTCGTGTTGTCTTTGATCTGATTAATGTTATTCAAGGTGATGCTAAATTAGCGCAGGCTCTCATCCGTTATCCAAAATGTGAAACACTTTCTATCCTGCCGGCTTCTCAAACAAAAGATAAAGAAAATCTAACGCTTGAAGGTATTGAGAAAGTTATCGAAGAACTTTCCAAAAGCTTTGACTATATTCTTTGCGACAGCCCTGCTGGCATTGAGGATGGCGCAAAACACGCCATGTATTTTGCGGACAAAGCTGTTATCGTTACAAATCCGGAAGTCAGCTCTATCCGTGACTCTGATAGAATTATCGGCCTTCTTGACAGTCGGACTAAAAAATCTTCGGAAGGTGGGCGTGTCGAAAAGTTTCTTCTCATTACACGTTTTGATCCTGTCCGAGCAGATCGTGAGGAAATGCTCAAGGTCGAGGAAGTTGAAGAATTTCTTTCTATTCCACTCATTGGCGTTATTCCTGAGAGTAAATTTATTCTCGAGGCCTCCAATAAAGGTGAGCCTGTGACGATCTATGCCCCCAACAGTCCTCCAGGAAAAGCCTATGAAGATGCTGCACGGCGACTGCAAGGTGAAGAACTTGAGCTTGTTGTTCCTTCGGGGAAACGTGGGTTTCTTGGTTTTCTATTCGGGCGTTGA
- the minE gene encoding cell division topological specificity factor MinE produces MIMLGIFRSKKRKATSSVAKERLQILLTHERGGSGPDQVLLANLREDILAVVEKYFPIDRQKLNIGLTEQADQSRVEIDIEVPKNLGR; encoded by the coding sequence GTGATTATGCTAGGTATTTTTCGGAGTAAAAAAAGAAAAGCAACAAGCTCTGTTGCAAAAGAAAGACTCCAAATCCTTTTAACGCATGAACGCGGTGGATCTGGCCCAGACCAAGTTTTGCTGGCCAATTTGCGAGAAGATATTTTGGCTGTCGTTGAGAAATATTTCCCAATTGACCGCCAAAAACTCAATATTGGCTTAACAGAGCAAGCTGATCAGTCCCGCGTTGAGATTGACATCGAAGTTCCTAAAAATCTAGGACGTTAA
- a CDS encoding DNA polymerase III subunit delta, which produces MKISVKETQSVLATPQKYHGMLFYGDDIGLISERTKALAQKVSEADSFRLVTLGNDEISRLAEEYGALSFFGGRRVIVLREVADTVLEPLKTVLEVTPAEDLEAPLILMEGGGLTSKSRLRKYAESSSKIAAIGCYPPTGQEISDWVKRELSQRKVKLTHDAEIWLATHMEGDRALLRSEIEKFCLYADLETPLDREDLEKITGDTASADMGEAIQWALAGNYPKADAAFRRALSEGQNPIAYARVVLYQLRRLEAARENVEKGMSVAQAVAGVRPPVFWRDRDKFALSVRNWSLEGLRKAGKATLQLEKACKQNGPPAELLAWRHLAWLSRKHT; this is translated from the coding sequence ATGAAAATCTCCGTTAAAGAGACGCAATCTGTCTTGGCTACACCCCAGAAATATCATGGAATGCTTTTTTATGGGGATGATATAGGGCTTATCTCGGAACGAACCAAAGCACTTGCTCAAAAAGTCAGTGAAGCAGACTCTTTTCGCTTAGTAACTCTTGGAAATGATGAAATTTCCCGTCTCGCAGAGGAATATGGCGCACTTTCTTTTTTTGGAGGACGTCGTGTCATTGTTCTGAGAGAGGTCGCCGATACCGTCTTAGAACCTTTAAAAACTGTTTTAGAGGTAACGCCTGCTGAAGATTTAGAAGCCCCCTTGATTTTAATGGAAGGGGGAGGATTAACGTCAAAATCCCGCTTGCGAAAATATGCGGAATCTTCTTCTAAAATTGCTGCGATTGGGTGTTATCCGCCGACAGGGCAGGAAATTTCGGATTGGGTTAAGCGAGAATTGTCTCAGAGAAAGGTGAAATTGACGCATGACGCGGAAATTTGGCTTGCAACCCATATGGAGGGGGATCGGGCGTTACTCCGTTCTGAGATTGAAAAATTTTGTCTTTATGCAGATTTAGAAACCCCTCTCGATAGAGAAGATTTAGAAAAAATTACAGGGGATACGGCTTCTGCGGATATGGGGGAGGCGATCCAATGGGCTTTGGCTGGCAATTATCCAAAGGCAGATGCTGCTTTTCGCCGTGCATTAAGCGAAGGACAAAATCCAATAGCTTACGCAAGAGTTGTTCTTTATCAGTTACGCCGCTTAGAGGCCGCACGGGAAAATGTCGAAAAAGGAATGAGTGTTGCCCAAGCGGTGGCTGGTGTGCGTCCGCCCGTTTTTTGGCGTGATCGGGATAAGTTTGCTTTATCTGTTCGGAATTGGTCGCTGGAAGGGCTTCGTAAGGCAGGGAAGGCCACGCTTCAGCTTGAAAAAGCGTGCAAACAGAATGGACCGCCAGCAGAATTGCTGGCATGGCGACACCTCGCATGGCTTTCCAGGAAACACACCTAA